The DNA sequence atagttgcaactcttgagTCATCAGAACACTGTTTCCGTTTAGTAGCGCCTCCCGGAAATAGGTGGataaagtgaaagtgaatgtTCAGAGTTGATGTTCCCCATTTTGCGCTCGTTTGAGTCGGATAAtttttttatccgataagaaaactttagcataaactacgatggaaatacatttaccgaataaattgcgcattaaaaaaaaaaaaaaaaaaaatcatgtgaatTTGCGCGATGGGACGGCATAACTGTAATAACCAGCGGAAAAATCTTGTTGaaaagcatctgaaatgctgttttggtcagTCAGAAGTTTGTCGTCAAACTGGTTCGGTATAATTCCTCCCATAACTGTCGTATAAACAGCAGCTTCCCCTCTGAggtttattgtgtttcgtctgcGCGATCTGTGACGCAAATAATTTATTGTAGCTATacgaaaattattatatacagtggcttcttCTACGTTTCTTAGCGATATTTAGCAcgagtttatcaggaagtgacgattttgttctctttgacTCACTTGATGGAAACGGTGCTTTAttctcaaatgttttatgcgatattgcaattttgcgcataagttaaattcgcaactttggatggaaaaaTAGTGTGTTTGAGTGAACGTCACCGCCTCGTGATCCTGTTTCTGACCAGTTGAGctgaattgttgttgttgtcatttcCGTCCAGAGTGTTGGAGATCAGATTCTGTTTCAACTGTTCAGATTCATCATGGATGACACACAAACATCCAGAGATGAAGATGTTTCTCCTGAATGCAGGTACTTTGAAtaaacataaattacatttaaaatatagatgtttttaagtaaaaaGTTTATTACAAACAAGACAAGACCTAAAGTgcttttgatgaaaaatactttttaaagaccttgtaataaaattattataatcataAAGAATCAAATCTGTCTCTGTTATAGTTCAGTTGATCAGAAGAGATCAGAACCAGAGCCCAACTGTGTGTCTATGAGGAGTGACAGGTCTATGAATCCACCATTACATTTTAAGAGTGGAGATACACAGACTGATCTCAGGTATAACACATCTGTAAAtattgaataattatttttgtaatttgtttatagttatttttatctttatctgatattttaacataaatagtgttgctcacacagagacacacatcTATGAGAGTGCTTAGTTGAAAGTACAGTTTTTGTATCAACATAGTGTGAATAAAAAACCTTAAAGTGTTTCTATGGataaaagaatgtttttttgtttgtttgtttttttaatacagtaatTTAAAGCATTCACTTTAATCTCTCTCTGTTACAGTTCAGTTCATCAGAAGAGAACAGAACCAgagcccagctgtgtgtctatgaggAGTGACGAGCCTATGggtcataaaatacattttcagagtGGAGATACACAGACTGATCTGAGGTAtaacatttctgtaaaagatATGATTTAATTATGATACAGAATACAAAAATGACTTTCTGCTTATTATCTCAAGTAATAATGaggtattttaattttacagccATGAAGTCCTCAAAAGGTTTAGATCAAATCTGATGAAGAAGTTTGAGTGTCTGTATGAGGGAACAACACAGCAGGGAAAcccaacactcctgaatgagaTCTACACAGAGCTCTACATCACAGAGAGTGAGAGTGGAGAGATCAGTAATGAGCATGAGGTGAGACAGATTGAGACACAATCCAGGAGAGCAGCAGCAGAGGACACACCGATCCAATGCAATGACATCTTTAGACCTTTACCTGGacaagacaaacccatcagaactgtgctgacaaagggagtcgctggcattggaaaaacagtctctgtgcagaagttcatcctggactgggctgaagggaaaGAGAATCAGGACGTCCAGCTCATATTTCCACTTCCTTTCAGAGAGATCAATTTGATGAAGGACAAAACACTCAGTCTTTCAGATCTTCTTCATGTCTTTTTCCCTGAAACAAAGGAAATGGAAATATCCAGTGACAAATATAAAgtgttgttcatctttgatggtctggacGAGTGTCGTCTGTCTCTGGATTTTCAGAGCGATGTGAGGTTGTGTGATGTAAGTGAATCAGCCTCAGTGGACGTGCTGCTGACGAACCTCATTGTGGGgaatctgcttccctctgctctcatctggatcacctccagaccagcagcagctgatCTTGTCCCTTCTGAGTGTGTCCATCGAGTGACAGAGGTACGAGGCTTCAATGATCCACAGAAGGAGGAAtacttcaggaagagaatcagtgatcaGAGTCTGGCCAATACAATCATCTCACACCTGAAGTCCTCAAGGAGCCTctacatcatgtgccacatcccagtgttctgctggatctcagccgCTGTTCTAGAGAAGATGATGAGTGAAGCAGAGAGTGGAGAGATTCCCAAGACTCTCtctcaaatgtacacacacttcctgatcctTCAGACTGACATCAAACATGAGAAGGACTATGAGAAAAACGTGACAGATGAAGACATGATCCTCAAACTAGGGAAAGTGGCTTTTCAGCAGCTTGTGAAAAGAAATGTGATCTTCTATGAGGAAGACCTGAGAGAGTGTGGCATTGATGTGACAgaagcatcagtgtactcaggattgtgcactcagatcttcagagaggagTTTGGCTGGTATCAGGGGAAAGTCTTCTGCTTTGTTCATCTGAGCGTTCAGGAACATCTAGCAGCTCTATATGTGCACCTCTCCTTCACTAACAGCAACACAAATGTGTTTGACCAAATCACCAAACAGAGTTTGCAGTCTAAAGTTAAGGAGAGGTTTAAACATGTTTCATTATCCGATCTCCATCAGAGAGCTGTGAATGAGGCTCTACAGAGTAAAAATGGACATCTGGACCTTTTCCTGCGGAGTCTCATCAGATTCTCCTACAAGGACTAATGAAACAGAGAAGAAGCAGATCTGACAGCAACGAGAAAACAGTTGAGTACATCAAGAAGAAGATCAGGACCATTGACTCTCCAGAGAaatccatcaatctgttccactgtctgaatgaactgggtGATCATTCACTAGTGGAGGAAATACAACAGAATCTGAAATCTGGAAGAATAAAGAAAACCAAACTCTCTTCATCTCAGTGGTCAGCTGTAGCTTTTGTGTTGTTGACCTCAGAGAAAATGCTGGATGAGTTTGATCTCAAGAAGTTTATTCTAGGAAACAATAAAGCTGAAGATTTGAAAGTTCTTCAGAAGCTGCTGCCTGTGATTAAAGAATCCAGATCAGTTCAGTAAGTGTCACTGAGAACAATCACTTCACTGTTAAAACAtcaagaaaataaaagttaataaatCTTCAGTGCTGCAGAAGTTGTCCAGAGTTTAGTTGTCagtattttgatgtgtttttctaaacaatgtaaaattccttcaaacattcaaacaaaGTCAGAGAATTTgtgtatgaataaataattcaggTTTACCAGTTGAATGTTCttgcacataattttttaaatatttgtttttaaataaattacataaaagaaattaagaccAAACAAACAACTGGAGAAACagctaatttattattattattattattattattattattattatttataagtaACTCAAATCTCCTAAAAAACAAATTGATGTATGGTTAGTGTATAGCAGAGTcattacttttacaaataattggAATGGAATTTCATAATGAATTTCTTACTTGCATTGTGTCTTTGTTAATGAGAGGATTCATGAGCGTACAGAATTCAGCACTGACCAAAAACTCCAGTGTTTTGAGCagtgagtggattctgactaaatgaaacacctctgattggccattgagttcaagagatcaacagacatgtctgtgattggctacatttctcaccgctgcaaaaacacattgttaaTAGAAACATTCGTCATTCTCCTGAGCGCAAACTCAAAAGCTGATATTTCTGTATCAACTGAGGGTgcttatatttatgtttgacttcatttttttttacccatgttttaattttcaacaaaaaatatctgtGATCAAACATTAATTATCGGACCCCCTGCAGTACCGCTGTGGACCCCCGGTTGAAGACCCTTGGTTTAAAGTtaataaatacatcaataataatttagttaaatttttaattaataatttagttatttttattagtgtgaATTTGACTGTGAAACTTGGATAAaaattttacattgttaaatTATATTGGAATTAAAAGTTAGATAGCGGTTTGATAGTTTAACTATTTATTATGCTATTTGATTTTCATCTCTTTTTCAGGTTGACTGATTCTGGcatcacagatgaaggttgtgctgctctgacttcagctctgagatcaaacccctcacacctgagacaaCTGGATCTGTCACTGAATAAAATAGGAAAATCAGTGAATCTGCTGTCTGATGTACTacaggatcctcactgtaaactggagagactGTGGTAAGTTCATATTTGACTCTCACACATGaatcacaatgtaaagtatatttgaagtGTTCAGCCTCTTTCTGCTGCTGTGAGTTCAGCTGATTGAGCTGTAAATGATTGAACACATGAGCTGCTCCTCAGTCACATGATACTGCAGGACTGAGAGTCACACTGAAatacacactttcacacaatCAACATTTCAGTCTCTTGACTTTAAACAGACTCGAGCTCAACACAACTGAGAAATGAAGAACATGCTGTTCGCCATGTTCATCTTTCTGCATTTGcactttcaaaaatgttttttaaatgtgtgtgtttgtgtaaaattacTCACACAGATTAATTTATACTCATATTATAATtcatatgtaatatgtaaattggtgtgatacacacacggaaccagtttggtaattgcctccggcCGGTGCAAAATTGCCATAACGCCGTTTTTGACAGCGGCGCACTGGGACCTGTAGACAGAAGGCTGCATCAGTGTTGCTAACTTAGCGCCTTTTCAGACCCCTTTTGCgacttttttctaagaaagcgCGTTGTGACAAATATAGCGATTTGTTAACCTGATCTAGCTTCCGAGACCCACCGGTACTGCCGCACGAGCGCgagatcttgctttcctgccgcAGGCGCACCTCTCTGGTTCAGCAGCGCATTCAGTTGAGGATGTGCgctctgtcagagaacaaataaaatagatactattgcttctaacctgaTTGATCATTTTACGTGTACATATAGCCAAAATCACTGCAAATGTCTAtcttatgtgtatggtgattttgtcagacaacgtctcgattataaatcaggattttagtgCTTTTAtaacatgtcagggctcgaATTTACTTTCCCGACCGGACAAGGACCTGATTAAAAcatcaataccaaaaaaaaacaaaaaaaaaaaaaaaaaaacagcaacttgggaatcaccaaaacgtgagtatgactgattttattacatttagtgttAGTTTGGatcgatagtggataataataggctgtataatgtactgatgataacaaggttgcgctgttgaggctcgcGCACCATCTCGAGGAGAAAAGGAAACATGAGCGAAgtacacacaaaaagaaactgttaaacatactgcggtaaaaattcaaaatgcagAGTTTTTATAACTTCATACTGGTAAACAAAACCACATGaccaagaatgctgttttcctaaatagGCTACCATCACGATTATaaacgtgacactgatttcatacaacagttcaattaacaagtagttaatattaagccacttacattttagaaggaacattgactgtttttgttctattttaaaaaatagtttcaaacaaagatcacagcagaaccaaaGCACAAcactcagccttgttttcattactgaatgattcagcgttttgaacgaatcggttgagtcaaagagtccccccccccccaacatttcatatttgtattttcaaacaatatttaaaacaatcccataacattatttaatgcagttgtaatcaatcaaaaatatgcagattcacatatgtcaaagctgcaatattctgaaaggatattgcttcagaacaaatttatatttccaccacaaaaaaatactatttttttccggacAAGCAACTGTTTTACTCGTACAAGTGAATGACCGATTTACGTGTGTCcacatgacaaggcttaatgtcgagaCCTGTGTAATCTTAATGGGCCGCgtttcagtcaccatttcatattgtctgacaacaaaaacaaaaaaaaatatatatagatgaaacaattttattgggaatttggctgtattaaaatatattatgtgagcaaaagggtagcagcagagaagcaaacaaatgtaaaggacTGACACTTGACAGAATGCGAATAcaacaatgacatgatgaattTTCTCATTGCCGTATGCCATCATCTATCGACAGCGgcatatatatatggcattaaaaaatttgcattaaaaagcattaaattagatttgatgaaacctgtagaaaccctgtACATAGTACAGATAAATAACATAGCAAAACTAACCTATGTAGTAAAGTGTCATTTATTAAatgcaaaagaaataataatatatttaatatagtgCAAATAagagttattttgttttcctgATTGAATGATAATTGAATTGTTTTATGATCATATGTTGTGACATTTTAGATCTCAGTCTAATAATCCGgtaaacattaatttgtgcttCAAGTTTGTACTTTCTCTTTAATGATGGATTCACTGCtaaactgatctgatctgaactgagagagtgaagagtgtgtcattgttctctacaggttgagagATTGTagagtcacagatgaaggttgtgctgctctgacttcagctctgagatcaaacccctcacacctgagagaactgagTCTGTCTGAGAATAAAATTGGAAAATCATTGAATCTACTGTCTGATGTACTacaggatcctcactgtaaactggagatacTGTGGTAAGATCATCTCTCTAATATTTACACGTCTTTGTCCTCAGTAAGATGTCTcctttaatgtaaattttaaaactaaaatcaacTTGTGATTGATACTCCTTCACCTGCTCCTCTCTTTTAAGAGTTATTTTTTCATCttattttcttcttgttttaaaatcatCTGAGTTCATTGTGTTCTCATAGATGTCATAAAGCATGGTATGAATTTAACTGTGAAATACAGTGTAGAGCTGTAACCTCAGCCTGGTCTCAtagttaatacgtaggtattaatacgtaactttcaaagacacaaaacacattttttgtatgtttggaTAGGTGCTGAAATGTGCAATACGGACATATTGGCAGCACTGAAATGTAGCATtattacgtttttacagcgaaaaaacgtaaaatatttacaaatctttcatgtcataaagatatatgtaaaatgacctttttattgttttatagataaatgtaagatccctaaacctcACCCCGAACCTAAACacacccattttatacagaatattaaaagaacaaaacataatggacagaaaagtgtaggaaaatgacaattttagtaacaatatagcattaaaacaatattttgagccgctaatcctacacctacacctaaacctacccataaccatttcttaaaactatGTAActtactgttataaataaaagaataacagacaaacaagcataatcacaataatttattgcaaaatgtcaaaagtggtaccaatgATGACGAGTCGCAGTCTTCTCTGGtggtaatacttttttttatagggtacagagcagaatttaagctattaatccatgaaaatatgaatccggcttctctctgTGAAAGCgtgcactcatttcaaatgtcaatatACTCAAACAGAGCATGTTGCAATATGTGACATAGCAGGTGAGAGCCAATGAGCGTTCGACAttagtgccgtaaaccatgtcgtaatgcttctcgagggtggcgcaactttcaaatttgaatcataaccaGCGTGGGCTTtgacgttttagtgctataattATGTCAGTactgtacgtttttgtgtgtatgaaaatgtaaataaatgtacgtgtggtacaACCACACTATGTAAAAACACATGTACTCTCATGAGATCATGTTGGTAACCTGGAGGTGAATGGGTGATGATCTGGGGGAAATTAAGCTCATTAACATGATCTCAATGCATGTGTAGGCAATAGTTCTTACTTTGAATACATTAGGACAGGCCTGGgcaaacttggtcctggagggccactgccctgcagagttttgcttcaaccctaatcaaacacaccttaGCCATCTAATCAATgccttcaggattactagaaggctacaggcaggtgagttttatcagggttggagctaaactatacagggcagtggccctccaggaccgagtttgcccatcCCTGCATTAGGACATTGAATATCTCTATTGAGTTCACAACATTTCTATTCAGTTTATAAGCTGCCAGGTGAGACCAAACATGACAATTGTGTGTTTGATCACATGAGTTAAATGATATGTAATGAGGAACACGTGGGTCCTGTGAAGCAAATGTCTTCCTGTAGGAGTGTATTAGAGGTGCAAGTGTCTGTTTCTCCAGTCAGAACATCCTTATATCACTATGAAACAATATCTGACATTCAACTCTGTGTGTCTGTTCAGTCCTGAAGCACATGACAGTTTCAAACAGCACCACTGAACATGCATGAATCTCATTCTATCAGCAGCAGTATGTGGCAATACTTGTCATTATATCTCCTCTACTGATCTGAGACCAGAGTGAATCATAAACTACAGACACTTGAACTACAACTCAAACTGTCATtattctctacaggttgagtgattgtggagtcacagatgaaggttgtgctgctctggcttcagctctgagatcaaacccctcacacctgagataTCTGAGTCTGATTGGGAGTAAATTAGGAAAATCAGTGAAGTTGCTCTCTGATATGAAGGATGATCTACATTATAAACTGAAGGAACTAAAATATTGtgagtatatttttatttaaagctttTAAATTGACCCAAGTTCAGTAACAGCCTCATATGTGTGTAACTGGAGAATATAAGACAATAATTCAGCTCCACTTTAGTATCTGTACTTTAAACTGTTTAATAAGAGTTTAATTCTGTGATATGAATATGATctatgaatatatgaatattttcaCCTCTTATagtgtctctgtgtgtaagTGATAAATAGAGAGTTGTTTATCATTTACTGTTATTAATCTATTAGCAGTTTTTAATTCATATCTCTGGCTCTAATATGAATATACTAATATCTCTATCTGTGTTTTTTCTGAAATGGTCTCCTGATGTGATGTGACAGCAGTAATGTCTCATACTCAAATGtgactgtctgtgtgttttattgTATGACTCTCAGTATTTAGACATCAGTTCAGTTTCCTCAGGATCATCTGATGGTGAATAAGGAGCTACAGAGACTGAAGACACAGAGGGTGCTTCTCGAGGCTGCACCACGAGGAGGCGAGGAACGAGGAAtgaggaagcttcctgaggagtcatgagcgaggatacacaggtgcatcctttgcggaagtctttctcgtcgaGAAACATGACGCACGTATACATTCTCCTCCCCCTTCAtatctgtcacaataatttaaaagtatgctttacttttgcagtttaaataaactttacatctcacatatttcaacggagcatcttgctttattaatatttattataatttttttaaataaccaaactttaacaacatgTGGGTAGATCCCTCGAGTGCAGCTTTAAAGTAACGCTAAAGGGAGCACGGATATCATTTCACTTGGTTCAGTTCCTCCGTCCTCGCGTCTTTTCCTTGTGTCCTTCCCTCGCATGCTGAAAGGGTGGAGCTAAGACGCGAGGAAAGGAAGCgaggaaaggaaacgaggatgcacaaataagaattgagaagcacccagaGACACACAGCGATCACACTGACATGTGTGTGTGACTTCACACCAGTTTCTTGTTTTATAGTAATGCTCATGAAAATGAGAGCTGAACTAGCTCATTTGAATTGTTTCGAATTTGTTAGATATTgattacaatgtagattgtgcaACACTTAAAACACGCAGCAAATGATTAAAGCAAAGTGAAAAAAACAAGCCATAGACAATAGATTTATTGTGCAATATAGACAGTGTTGGGAAAAGTTCAGTCTGAGACTACAGAAGAGACAGGTGTTGTAAATTTCTCTACCAGCAGAGGGCAACAAA is a window from the Ctenopharyngodon idella isolate HZGC_01 chromosome 15, HZGC01, whole genome shotgun sequence genome containing:
- the LOC127495424 gene encoding NLR family CARD domain-containing protein 3-like isoform X2, giving the protein MDDTQTSRDEDVSPECSSVHQKRTEPEPSCVSMRSDEPMGHKIHFQSGDTQTDLSHEVLKRFRSNLMKKFECLYEGTTQQGNPTLLNEIYTELYITESESGEISNEHEVRQIETQSRRAAAEDTPIQCNDIFRPLPGQDKPIRTVLTKGVAGIGKTVSVQKFILDWAEGKENQDVQLIFPLPFREINLMKDKTLSLSDLLHVFFPETKEMEISSDKYKVLFIFDGLDECRLSLDFQSDVRLCDVSESASVDVLLTNLIVGNLLPSALIWITSRPAAADLVPSECVHRVTEVRGFNDPQKEEYFRKRISDQSLANTIISHLKSSRSLYIMCHIPVFCWISAAVLEKMMSEAESGEIPKTLSQMYTHFLILQTDIKHEKDYEKNVTDEDMILKLGKVAFQQLVKRNVIFYEEDLRECGIDVTEASVYSGLCTQIFREEFGWYQGKVFCFVHLSVQEHLAALYVHLSFTNSNTNVFDQITKQSLQSKVKERFKHVSLSDLHQRAVNEALQSKNGHLDLFLRSLIRFSYKD
- the LOC127495424 gene encoding NLR family CARD domain-containing protein 3-like isoform X1, which codes for MDDTQTSRDEDVSPECSSVDQKRSEPEPNCVSMRSDRSMNPPLHFKSGDTQTDLSSVHQKRTEPEPSCVSMRSDEPMGHKIHFQSGDTQTDLSHEVLKRFRSNLMKKFECLYEGTTQQGNPTLLNEIYTELYITESESGEISNEHEVRQIETQSRRAAAEDTPIQCNDIFRPLPGQDKPIRTVLTKGVAGIGKTVSVQKFILDWAEGKENQDVQLIFPLPFREINLMKDKTLSLSDLLHVFFPETKEMEISSDKYKVLFIFDGLDECRLSLDFQSDVRLCDVSESASVDVLLTNLIVGNLLPSALIWITSRPAAADLVPSECVHRVTEVRGFNDPQKEEYFRKRISDQSLANTIISHLKSSRSLYIMCHIPVFCWISAAVLEKMMSEAESGEIPKTLSQMYTHFLILQTDIKHEKDYEKNVTDEDMILKLGKVAFQQLVKRNVIFYEEDLRECGIDVTEASVYSGLCTQIFREEFGWYQGKVFCFVHLSVQEHLAALYVHLSFTNSNTNVFDQITKQSLQSKVKERFKHVSLSDLHQRAVNEALQSKNGHLDLFLRSLIRFSYKD
- the LOC127495424 gene encoding NLR family CARD domain-containing protein 3-like isoform X3, with product MRSDEPMGHKIHFQSGDTQTDLSHEVLKRFRSNLMKKFECLYEGTTQQGNPTLLNEIYTELYITESESGEISNEHEVRQIETQSRRAAAEDTPIQCNDIFRPLPGQDKPIRTVLTKGVAGIGKTVSVQKFILDWAEGKENQDVQLIFPLPFREINLMKDKTLSLSDLLHVFFPETKEMEISSDKYKVLFIFDGLDECRLSLDFQSDVRLCDVSESASVDVLLTNLIVGNLLPSALIWITSRPAAADLVPSECVHRVTEVRGFNDPQKEEYFRKRISDQSLANTIISHLKSSRSLYIMCHIPVFCWISAAVLEKMMSEAESGEIPKTLSQMYTHFLILQTDIKHEKDYEKNVTDEDMILKLGKVAFQQLVKRNVIFYEEDLRECGIDVTEASVYSGLCTQIFREEFGWYQGKVFCFVHLSVQEHLAALYVHLSFTNSNTNVFDQITKQSLQSKVKERFKHVSLSDLHQRAVNEALQSKNGHLDLFLRSLIRFSYKD